TTTGACCAGGCTGAGGTGGGGGACCTGCAGAGCCCCCGGGTCCACCGTCGCCCCCCGACAGGCCAGCCatggcctgctgctgctgcatctggagatggtgctggtgctgcagccgctgctgctgcagcgctgcagcctgctgctgagccaCCGACCCGGGGTAACCCTGCACCTGCTGAGCCGCAGCTCCAGTGGGTTGCTGTGGCCCGAGAGGGGGGCCTCCTCCAGGACCCTGTCCCACCGACTGTGGCTGCATCCCTGGCTGGGGAGTGTAGCTCTGCCCCTGTGGTGGCTGAGGTTGCTGGAACTGCCCATGATTTACTCccatttgttgctgttgttgttgttgctgctgcggcGGTTGCTGTAGATGTCTCCTCATGAACATCTGCCGGAACTGAGGGTTGTTGAGATTGGCCATCTGGGGCCCCTGGCCCTGAACCGCTCGGGTTCCaccctgctgttgctgctggagtgctgccacctgctgctgcatctgatgctgctgcaactgctgttgctgcatctgctgctgctgctgcaactgtTGCTGCATCTGCTGTTGcatctgctgttgctgctgcatctgctgttgctgctgcatctgctgttgctgttgctgctgctgctgcagctgcgccATGGCGGCCATGTTGACATTGGCGCCGCCCTGTCCGGCCAGGTGCATCCCGCCCTGTCCAACGGCTGCAGCGTTCATGTTCACCTGCTGGCCAGCTCCGGCCATGACATTTCCGACCGGACCTCCGTTGGGTCCTGGGACTCCGCCGGGCCCCCCACCAGGTCCTCCCTTGTACTTAGAGGCCCTCTGCTTGATGAAGGCTGCCATGAGTTGTGGGTTGGACCTCAGGATGTTGAggacttgctgctgctgcagcggtgAACTTGGCGAGCGAAGAGTCCTCAGAAGATCCTGGAGAGCGTTTTGAGGGATGTTTCCAGCAGCGCCGACACCAGAGATTGCTCCGGGGGGAGGTCctccaggctgctgctgctgttgttgttgttggtggagTTGTTGTTGCGCCATGTTCATCAGTGCAGTATGACCCTGtgcctgttgctgctgctgttgttgttgttgctgctgctgttgttgttgttgttgttgttgctgctgttgcatttgctgctgctgctgagccacCATCATGGCAGGATGTCCCATCTGGTTCATCATGGCTTGCCTCTGCGGGCCcgcccactgctgctgctgctgaggagcacCCATCCTCTGGTGCTGCAGCTGTAACTGAGGGCCCATCTGTCCCGGAGCCAGGTTaccctgctgcggctgctgtggCTGCATGGGCCCTCCAGGAGCAACCATCATCCCGGGGGGAGCGTTGTGTTGCCCATCCATGTGTCCTCTGGCCTGCACTGCAGCCTGGGTCTGCGGGGACACACCCTGGGCTCCCACCATGGCCACATTCCCCGGGGGTCCCATGCCCACGGGTTGATTGGGAGCCTGCTGGTGGTGTGGGTGAGGAGGCATCAGGCCCACCTGGGCTGCTTGTCTCTGGAGCGCCATCTTCCTCTGAGCGTCCGCCACCTGCTGGATCTTCATGGCGATCTCCACAGCGGCAGGAGGCGGTCCTGAGGGGGGCTGAGCTGCGGGCTGGTTTGGAGGCTGGGGGCCACCCACACTTCCAGTGAGGGAGCCGCCGCTGGGGGGCTGCTGGGGAGGGGTCGCAGAACCCAGGATTGGTTTCCCTGGAGACTGGTGGAGCGGCGAGGAGCCCGGCGGCCTGTTGGTGTAGGGAGGCATGTTGGAGGGGtgttgctggagctgctgctggttgcCCGCTCCACCTGGCTGGTGAGTGACTTGAGGGAGCATGGCCTGATGTTGCGGGGAGCCCATGACGCCTGCAGAGCCCCCTCCGGACATCTGTTGGAACTGGTGATGCAGGTGATGTTGAGGGGGCAGACCCCCCTGGGGTGGCATCCCTGCCAGCTGCTGCTGGGCTCCAGGGGTCAGTGCCTGACCCGGCACCGGCGGTATGGTCTGCGTGGGTGtctggggggtggggggctgtGTTCCGCAGGACGTAGGAGTGCTGGGCGCCGTGATGTTTCCAGGGGATGGAAGGCCGACCACGGGGCCTCCTCCTGTGGCGGGCTGGCCGACCCGCTGCATGCtggccatcctcctcctcagcatctGCGCCTGCTGCAGccggtgctgcagctgctgctgccgcagcTTCTGCTTGATGTTGAGGCAGAAGGGCACGGGACACTTGTTCTCCTGGCAGTGTTTGGCGTGGTAGCAGCACAGAGCGATGAGCTGCTTGCAGATGGGACAACCGCCATTGGTCTTGCGCTTGCAGCTCTTGGTGTGCTGGACGACCCGTTTCATCTTCTGGCAGGACGGCAGTGAGCAGTTGGCATTGCGGCACTGGCAGGCGTGCACCAGCGACTGGATGCAGCGCTGAATGCTGAGGCGCCGTGAGTCTCCCGGGTGCTGAGTGGCAGCGGCCGACTGGTTGTTGCTGTCGTCGTCCAGGCCCAGTCCCAACTTGTCCATTTTATGCTCGTGACCTTTAGTGTTGTAGCAGGTGATGCACAAGTCGTAGTCCTGCAGGGAGAAATGGAGGGAGACGTCATGAGTAACAGCCACCGAGGAAGCAGTCCAGCCCTGACGAGTGCAGCCAGCCTCACCTCACACACGGTGCAGTGGAAGCGTGTCTCCACGTGGTGTTTACACTCGTTGCAGGTGTAGACAAAGCGGTCTTGGCTCTGGTTGTGCAGCTCCACCAGCATGCACATGGAGCTCCACTTGGACCTCCGCAGCGAGCTGAACTCCAGGTGCTTGTCCCGGGCCAGGGTGAGGAAGGCATCGCGGCCGTCCATCAGGTCACAAGCCATGAGCGTGTCTGGGTCGGTGATGGGAGGCAGCGAGTTGGCGGCAGGTCCGGCGATGAGCCGGATGACGAAGAAGACCTGTGGGGGGAGGGAAGACGTGAGTGGAGGTCTGGTCGGAGAAGACTACTCCAAAGCAGGATGTTCAGGGAGCGCACCTCCTTGTGTTTCTCCATGGTGGCGTAGAGTTTCTGGGAAAGGTCGTTGGACACGTTGGGCATCCCTGGTTTCTTCTTGTTGGTTCGACTgaggctgcttttgtttttgctcgtcttcttgttgttcttctttttgGCATTCTTGCTGTCTCCCTTCCCAGCCTGCGGGCAGACGTGGAGTCAGCATCACAGGAAAACAATATTCTGAGGTTTAACTTGGACTCACGTCTGTGCTCTCATTGGAGGTGCTgttctcctccctcttcctctcctcctcctcctgctccagctccttgatgctctcctccagcacgtTGGGCCAGAAGTCGCCCTCGAAGTACGGCAGCTCCTTGGCGCTAGTCAGGCGGTCCTCGGTGGCCTGTTTGAAGATGTCCTAGAATGGAGATGGAGATTCAACGCAGCAGGTTCAAGCTTACATTCAATGGTTTTGACGAGCTTCATAAGTGAACTCAGGTTCTCACCTTGTAGTCGTGGATGATGCGTTCAGAGACAGCCTTGTCCAGCATCTTCTTGTACCACTCCTGCAGTCGCTTGGGCTTGGGGATCTTCTGGTCAGCGGGGTGACAATGGAAGATGTAATCATCGCCCTCGCTCGGTGGGCAGGCCCAGATGTGACCCGCAGTGTACCTGCAGACAGACTCTTCGGTCAAGGGCTGCGCTCTGAGCTGACTCACGCTGCAGTTCTGCTTACCCGAGTCGCTTCACATACTCCAGGTACCCGAGCAGGATCTCGTAGTAGACGGCAGTCCTGAGCTGTCGAGGCTTGAAGAAGTGCACGCTGTCCAGGTAGGAGATGTAAACCCGCCTCTGATTGGGCGGAGGGCAGTCGGAGCCGTACTCCTGGACGTGCATGCCGAAGAAACACACGTCTGTGCCGTCGATTTCTTCAAAGGCAAACAGTGCCTTCATGCGGTACGGGAACGACTCAGACATCTCGCCGCTGTCCACAAACCTGGAGGCACAAACCAGACATCCATCTTGAATCCCCCCAAATCTGACCTTCACTTGGATTGATAAAACGTGTCGGAAAGGAACAAAAGTTCACCTGGACTTCATGCCCGGCTTCACCTCCACCATCTTGTCTGACACGTGCACCACGCGGATGGTGACCTCGCCAGCTTCAGGGTTGTTCTGACGCTTGAGGTAGTCGTTCACTCGAGTCTCCAAGAAATTCCCCAGCTTGGTCTGTGGAAGGCCTGCCAAGGATGAAtggacacaaaaacacatcaaaacagaACAGTGTGgataaaaaaatccagaaagaatgTTCTGGATTAGTACTGCTTGAAGTGAAATGTATGACAGTCCAGTTTCAGGGGGAACGTGGCCTCTTCAGAGCTCAACTCATGGTTAGAAACGATATCACGCTACTGGACAGTGGGTGACGGCCTCAAAAGACATACTGAGCACTACATTTCAAGTAGCTCAAGttgtataaataataaataaagtcaatGGCGCCCTCTTTCGGTTTAACTTGATAATAACTCAGATTTTTAAGCGCAAAGTTTTCACACACTCTTAGATCATCGCGCCACTCAAATTAAGCTCATTTTATGTAACTTAAATTCAAAACGTCTGCAAATGTTCTAGGAGACTGTCGGTCAGTCCAATTCAGGACAAGAAAACATTATCCTCTTGACGTCTGAATTTAGTAGCTCAACTGCTGGTTACTGGTTCCTTAGATCTCATTGACAGACTAGACAGGCCGTGAATTCAAGTCTGTCGAAAAGTTCACGCTCACAACTTCGATCCAATCCGTGCTACAACAGTGAATCTCTTCTTTTGGCCAACAGACTTTCACAACAGAGTTGAACATTGTTGCTTCAACAGTGAAGAGCAACTGAGGAGTTGTTGGAAAAGGTTGACTCACGTTTGGCAGCATATTTGTTCTCCTTCCGGGTCTTGTTGGCCACTTTGAGGCAGTTGTCACACACGAAGCTGCAGGGGCAAAAGAAGCATGGTCACATGTGGCGGCAGAAAGCTGGACTTTCTCTCTCCTGCGACTAGAAAACACTTCATGTATCCAACACAAGCTCTGCATACAAATGGAGGCCTTTAACAGTCAGGGCTGAAACCCCGATGGATTTGTTGAGAGAGGAACGGCACGACACTCACCCCGACGGCCAGATGGTTTCATTGTGCAGGACGCAGATCTGATGCATTTTACGACCGCAGTCGTTACATTCCACCAGTCTGAGGGGAACATGTACAGTTACTACACATCAAAGGAAACGGTTCATCAATTAATAAGATCAAAGGGGACATACAGCTCAGGGTCCAGAGTAtcgttcttctttctctgaaacTGATCTTTGTTGATGGACCTGAAACAGAAACCACATGACTCTTATCAATTATCAGAGCAGAATGTGAATTGTAATGTCTCTATTTAAATGAAATCCATTATAAAACTCGAGTACAAAAAGGAAGATCTTGGTGCGTGGATTTCAAGCTCCTCAAAAGTTCTGGATTCCCAGAAAATGAACCATGAAAAAGCAGGAGCTCAGCTCTAGTGTCACTCCAGTAGCCTCCAGAGTTGCCCAACACGTCAAGTGCTGCGTGAGCCTCTGTGTCCAGCCAGTCAGCATCTCACACTTCACCAGTGTCTGTGTTAGCATGTCCAGTACAGGCAGTACACCATGGACATGCAAACACCGGGACCACAATGAGCTTGTTTGAACATCTCAAGTCCAATTTGAAAGTTATAGCATCTTCTCTCAAATTTTGGATGCCTCAGTCGTTAAACTTTTCAATAATGCTTCCAAGTTCTGAAGGAAATCATACAAACATCAAGGAATTTACTGGTTGCCTTGCTGCAGACATGAGCTAAAGATCAGAAGTCTATAGAGTAAAACATACACCAACTACAGTCGTTCGAGTGATTCATGGAGGCCAGAACACAGTCAAAAAAGACaatcacacacaacacaatgaaCAATTTAGTTCGACAACAAAAGTTACTCACGTTTGGGGCTGTGAGGGGTCGTCTCCCAGGGAAACGGTCTCCCCCTGGATTTCGttgaaacacttctcacagAAGTGGTACCTGTCAGCAAGAAGCCCATATTTTGGTGAACTACACCGTTCGCCATCAGCACAGCCAATCACAGAGAGGGCACGAAGAAGCAGCCGCCAATCAGGGCAGGAGAGGCCAGGGGGCGCGCACAcacaggaggaggcagagggcaAGGTAGGTCGTCGCCAGCAGCCAATCGTGATGCAGGATTTTTGTGTGGGCAGGTGTTTGAGTTTGAGAGTAAATTTCGGGCGGATGATTGGTCACACCAAAGCAGGCCAATGCAGACATCACAAGCGTTAAaaaggagggagagaagaaggagaagggagGGGGGGGAGATGGGGGGAgtcaaaatgaatattttaaaaagcgTGTGACAAATTAACACATGTAAGACAAGGACAATGGAAGAGGGGTGGGGGGCACATGGTGGGACAGACAGGATGGAGACAACCAACAGAGGACAGAGAGCCAAGGCAAAGCAAAGATTAGCATCAGACGTCCAgtggtaaacaacaacaacattacaGCAACATGTGAGACCACTAGGAGCTGCGGTGGAGGGGTGAGGATGTGAGTTTCCCAACAGGGTGGATGTAAAACATGGTAAAGCAACAAAGACCCATCATCCTTCCAGTTCATTCATAGAGTGGGCGCCAGCTCGCCGGGACCCCACTGCATCAGTATGGCCAACGCCCACTTTATGAACCAACAAGtcgtggaaatgaaaaatagtgATCATGGAACCATTTATGCCAAATTCAACTGTGAGTCCACCAATCACTGTGCAGGAAAGATAACTTCCTGGCTGCACGGCACCGGTTCGCACTAGTGTCCCGAAGGCCCTTACCTGTTCTGGTAGCTGAAGTAAGCGGCATCCCGTTGGATGGTGCACAGCTGTTTCCCATAGCAGCAGAGCGTTTGAGGGGAAAATTCATACtgaaaaagagaggaggaaatgctAGTCAGTACTTCTGTCGGCTGACTCATCAGGCCGGGTACCCAGCAGCACTTAGAAAAAGAGGCGCACCTTCCGCCCACAGCAGTAGCCGAGACCCTGCATGACCGGGTCGATCTCCGCCTCGAACACCTCGGCCAGCTTGGAGCAGTACTTGTAGACCCGGGACGTCTTGCGGTTGTACAGCCAGGCGTTGTTGAACATGAGCGAGATGTCTTCCACGTACTGCCAGGGCTCCTGGTACTGCCCCGTGTCCAGCTTGCGCTTGATGGTGGACAGATCCATGGGGTTCTTCACGATGTCAAAGTAGTCCTGAAGGGACACCGGTGCCGTCGGGAGTTGAGAGGTGATGGAAGCAAAAGGAGGTGGAGCAGCAAGTcgacagaggagagaagagtgGGAAAGAAGAAGAGCGTCATCATGGTTGAGGGGTTGCAGTCATCCAGGAGGGaccagaggagggagagaagagggtGCAGGGAGGACATTGTTGAGCACTGCAGAGAAGAGGTACGCGTGCAAACAGAGAGACATGACAACTTCCGCCCTCCAACTCTTTGCTTTGCACCCCTCGTCCTTTGCTCCGCAAGACTGTTGCCTCCTCCTCTGATGAAGGACCACTGTCATCCTTTCAGCAACCAATTCAGAAGCATTATTCAGGCACACAGTGTGCATGAAAACCTTTGTGGTTTAAGTTCAGGGTGCAAAACCAAGGCCAACAGAGCAACAGCAACAAGCCGGCAGAGCTTTATTCTCCCTATAGTACAGTGGTTGGCATCAGCAGTGCCAGCGGCGTGGAGTGGTCGTGGTGGCATGAAAACCAGCCaggctgaggcaaagccagggcAGCGGAGCCGCAGATTCTCCTCACGTTTCCATCATCTGGAGCCAAATGGCTTCCAGAACTAGTCATTGATTAGATGAGCGACAAGAGGCAgattccaaaataaaagtgtgaattaCACACAGCAGGAGCAGAGTTTTGGTCCCCATGGCAACAGGGTTTGGGAGATCTCTGTTGAGCCTCTGCATTATTAACTCAAGCAAGAGCGCCCGTACATCAGGGGTTGTTATTGCAGTTGAGCCGCACATCCACGCGCTGTGCACCTGAACACCaacacactgctgctggtgAGGAACTGAACTAGAAAGCTAGCAATGGGAAGCCAGGATGGCAGCGACGCAAGTGAGCCACAATGAACGAGGATTCGAgatgatttgtttttctgtgagtcaaacataaaaatgaagtaaACAAAAGTAATACACTCATGGACATATGAACGAGCTTGAAACCAATGACATCAG
The genomic region above belongs to Synchiropus splendidus isolate RoL2022-P1 chromosome 19, RoL_Sspl_1.0, whole genome shotgun sequence and contains:
- the ep300b gene encoding histone acetyltransferase p300 isoform X3, producing the protein MADNVLESGPPSAKRPKLSSPALSVSASDGNDFGSLFDLEHDLPDELISSSDLGLTNGGDVGQLHTSLGGLGVGGGQDAAAKHKQLSELLRGGPPSQQGGPTSNSTGHGGGMGVMGGLGMPSSGPQGMTLQGQPQQQPGLMQQAGMVGGVASLNRAAAMMNAQKGNTGQQPGLMGAPLMNGSPRMGYSGNPGLGNNGNLLAETLQQQGGQQMVPGGQSGIRPQQAGALNKMNMMANSGPYGGPYSQSAGQGMPGVGLGPQLQNKAALPNNMAAQFNMDKKMPPGQGMPGMAPQQQQQQQQQQPPPGLGSISLGGAAGVGGAQVGLGAVGAGPGAAPPTADPEKRKLIQQQLVLLLHAHKCQRREQANGEVRQCNLPHCRTMKNVLNHMTHCQAGKSCQVAHCASSRQIISHWKNCTRHDCPVCLPLKNAGDKRNQQSLVNSAGVGLVNSLGPGVPGGQTNTPNLTPPSQIDPSSIERAYAALGLTYQGSQTPQQQQPPQSNMPSQSLQGQPGMRGMNSMGGNTMGVNGGVGVQPPNQQSSLLPDAMLHNSMTAQSLMNDAVASIGSMPTAAPPSSAAMRKSWHEDITQDLRNHLVHKLVQAIFPTPDPAALKDRRMENLVAYARKVEGDMYESANSRAEYYHLLAEKIYKIQKELEEKRRTRLQKQGMMPGQPGLAPAGLPQGPQSLGQPPLAPGQQSNGPLADPSMARPTGPNQMVARMQNPTGLNQFGQMGMQSMGQRSTPPLPQMNPLGLGAQRMGQPNAAQLQNQYLSSAQFPGSSPGRGSGPVGMSQPGSQTVVPPPNQMSTPPSIPASSPSAPLASSSVPGSLGPGGPANAAGVSSVGPLPTLPSSATANQSNSFSHCPPMRTNSPSPARSLTPQPHQTPPMVPRSQTPQPQTPSTPQTLPQQQQPSQHQQPSSLMVNSEKSSQLPQQPMGGVAASGPQPGPASSVPSQNAHVPLQLPQTPLSPKPSLTADGQVSSPASVTTSTDPTTKFPSVEDPVPSQEDMKTEVKKQEDEEEETQTQEEGKHMGKMEKDPPDVKMEEKPEIKKEKSCEDGCKGEPMDTSSSTEPKSAVAAGEEEKPEVKKEPKEEQEGSGSTASSSSSPAAAQSKRKVFKPEELRQALMPTLEALYRQDPESLPFRQPVDPQLLGIPDYFDIVKNPMDLSTIKRKLDTGQYQEPWQYVEDISLMFNNAWLYNRKTSRVYKYCSKLAEVFEAEIDPVMQGLGYCCGRKYEFSPQTLCCYGKQLCTIQRDAAYFSYQNSSPKYGLLADRYHFCEKCFNEIQGETVSLGDDPSQPQTSINKDQFQRKKNDTLDPELLVECNDCGRKMHQICVLHNETIWPSGFVCDNCLKVANKTRKENKYAAKRLPQTKLGNFLETRVNDYLKRQNNPEAGEVTIRVVHVSDKMVEVKPGMKSRFVDSGEMSESFPYRMKALFAFEEIDGTDVCFFGMHVQEYGSDCPPPNQRRVYISYLDSVHFFKPRQLRTAVYYEILLGYLEYVKRLGYTAGHIWACPPSEGDDYIFHCHPADQKIPKPKRLQEWYKKMLDKAVSERIIHDYKDIFKQATEDRLTSAKELPYFEGDFWPNVLEESIKELEQEEEERKREENSTSNESTDAGKGDSKNAKKKNNKKTSKNKSSLSRTNKKKPGMPNVSNDLSQKLYATMEKHKEVFFVIRLIAGPAANSLPPITDPDTLMACDLMDGRDAFLTLARDKHLEFSSLRRSKWSSMCMLVELHNQSQDRFVYTCNECKHHVETRFHCTVCEDYDLCITCYNTKGHEHKMDKLGLGLDDDSNNQSAAATQHPGDSRRLSIQRCIQSLVHACQCRNANCSLPSCQKMKRVVQHTKSCKRKTNGGCPICKQLIALCCYHAKHCQENKCPVPFCLNIKQKLRQQQLQHRLQQAQMLRRRMASMQRVGQPATGGGPVVGLPSPGNITAPSTPTSCGTQPPTPQTPTQTIPPVPGQALTPGAQQQLAGMPPQGGLPPQHHLHHQFQQMSGGGSAGVMGSPQHQAMLPQVTHQPGGAGNQQQLQQHPSNMPPYTNRPPGSSPLHQSPGKPILGSATPPQQPPSGGSLTGSVGGPQPPNQPAAQPPSGPPPAAVEIAMKIQQVADAQRKMALQRQAAQVGLMPPHPHHQQAPNQPVGMGPPGNVAMVGAQGVSPQTQAAVQARGHMDGQHNAPPGMMVAPGGPMQPQQPQQGNLAPGQMGPQLQLQHQRMGAPQQQQQWAGPQRQAMMNQMGHPAMMVAQQQQQMQQQQQQQQQQQQQQQQQQQQQQAQGHTALMNMAQQQLHQQQQQQQQPGGPPPGAISGVGAAGNIPQNALQDLLRTLRSPSSPLQQQQVLNILRSNPQLMAAFIKQRASKYKGGPGGGPGGVPGPNGGPVGNVMAGAGQQVNMNAAAVGQGGMHLAGQGGANVNMAAMAQLQQQQQQQQQMQQQQQMQQQQQMQQQMQQQLQQQQQMQQQQLQQHQMQQQVAALQQQQQGGTRAVQGQGPQMANLNNPQFRQMFMRRHLQQPPQQQQQQQQQMGVNHGQFQQPQPPQGQSYTPQPGMQPQSVGQGPGGGPPLGPQQPTGAAAQQVQGYPGSVAQQQAAALQQQRLQHQHHLQMQQQQAMAGLSGGDGGPGGSAGPPPQPGQSGAPSSQALLQQALHQRLLQQQQQQQHLGPGGSPAQHNNPMSPQPPQQMAPSPHLQGQTLSSSLASQVRSPQPSPRPQSQPPRSSPSPRMQPQPSPHHISPQLQTGSPHPGHLNQHHPGMVVPQPQQQQNNSLEQFGSDSAMLSQLSGMAGLHGPGGGSQDPLNQNLNHNPLDIM
- the ep300b gene encoding histone acetyltransferase p300 isoform X4; this translates as MADNVLESGPPSAKRPKLSSPALSVSASDGNDFGSLFDLEHDLPDELISSSDLGLTNGGDVGQLHTSLGGLGVGGGQDAAAKHKQLSELLRGGPPSQQGGPTSNSTGHGGGMGVMGGLGMPSSGPQGMTLQGQPQQQPGLMQQAGMVGGVASLNRAAAMMNAQKGNTGQQPGLMGAPLMNGSPRMGYSGNPGLGNNGNLLAETLQQQGGQQMVPGGQSGIRPQQAGALNKMNMMANSGPYGGPYSQSAGQGMPGVGLGPQLQNKAALPNNMAAQFNMDKKMPPGQGMPGMAPQQQQQQQQQQPPPGLGSISLGGAAGVGGAQVGLGAVGAGPGAAPPTADPEKRKLIQQQLVLLLHAHKCQRREQANGEVRQCNLPHCRTMKNVLNHMTHCQAGKSCQVAHCASSRQIISHWKNCTRHDCPVCLPLKNAGDKRNQQSLVNSAGVGLVNSLGPGVPGGQTNTPNLTPPSQIDPSSIERAYAALGLTYQGSQTPQQQQPPQSNMPSQSLQGQPGMRGMNSMGGNTMGVNGGVGVQPPNQQSSLLPDAMLHNSMTAQSLMNDAVASIGSMPTAAPPSSAAMRKSWHEDITQDLRNHLVHKLVQAIFPTPDPAALKDRRMENLVAYARKVEGDMYESANSRAEYYHLLAEKIYKIQKELEEKRRTRLQKQGMMPGQPGLAPAGLPQGPQSLGQPPLAPGQQSNGPLADPSMARPTGPNQMVARMQNPTGLNQFGQMGMQSMGQRSTPPLPQMNPLGLGAQRMGQPNAAQLQNQYLSSAQFPGSSPGRGSGPVGMSQPGSQTVVPPPNQMSTPPSIPASSPSAPLASSSVPGSLGPGGPANAAGVSSVGPLPTLPSSATANQSNSFSHCPPMRTNSPSPARSLTPQPHQTPPMVPRSQTPQPQTPSTPQTLPQQQQPSQHQQPSSLMVNSEKSSQLPQQPMGGVAASGPQPGPASSVPSQNAHVPLQLPQTPLSPKPSLTADGQVSSPASVTTSTDPTTKFPSVEDPVPSQEDMKTEVKKQEDEEEETQTQEEGKHMGKMEKDPPDVKMEEKPEIKKEKSCEDGCKGEPMDTSSSTEPKSAVAAGEEEKPEVKKEPKEEQEGSGSTASSSSSPAAAQSKRKVFKPEELRQALMPTLEALYRQDPESLPFRQPVDPQLLGIPDYFDIVKNPMDLSTIKRKLDTGQYQEPWQYVEDISLMFNNAWLYNRKTSRVYKYCSKLAEVFEAEIDPVMQGLGYCCGRKYEFSPQTLCCYGKQLCTIQRDAAYFSYQNRYHFCEKCFNEIQGETVSLGDDPSQPQTSINKDQFQRKKNDTLDPELLVECNDCGRKMHQICVLHNETIWPSGFVCDNCLKVANKTRKENKYAAKRLPQTKLGNFLETRVNDYLKRQNNPEAGEVTIRVVHVSDKMVEVKPGMKSRFVDSGEMSESFPYRMKALFAFEEIDGTDVCFFGMHVQEYGSDCPPPNQRRVYISYLDSVHFFKPRQLRTAVYYEILLGYLEYVKRLGYTAGHIWACPPSEGDDYIFHCHPADQKIPKPKRLQEWYKKMLDKAVSERIIHDYKDIFKQATEDRLTSAKELPYFEGDFWPNVLEESIKELEQEEEERKREENSTSNESTDAGKGDSKNAKKKNNKKTSKNKSSLSRTNKKKPGMPNVSNDLSQKLYATMEKHKEVFFVIRLIAGPAANSLPPITDPDTLMACDLMDGRDAFLTLARDKHLEFSSLRRSKWSSMCMLVELHNQSQDRFVYTCNECKHHVETRFHCTVCEDYDLCITCYNTKGHEHKMDKLGLGLDDDSNNQSAAATQHPGDSRRLSIQRCIQSLVHACQCRNANCSLPSCQKMKRVVQHTKSCKRKTNGGCPICKQLIALCCYHAKHCQENKCPVPFCLNIKQKLRQQQLQHRLQQAQMLRRRMASMQRVGQPATGGGPVVGLPSPGNITAPSTPTSCGTQPPTPQTPTQTIPPVPGQALTPGAQQQLAGMPPQGGLPPQHHLHHQFQQMSGGGSAGVMGSPQHQAMLPQVTHQPGGAGNQQQLQQHPSNMPPYTNRPPGSSPLHQSPGKPILGSATPPQQPPSGGSLTGSVGGPQPPNQPAAQPPSGPPPAAVEIAMKIQQVADAQRKMALQRQAAQVGLMPPHPHHQQAPNQPVGMGPPGNVAMVGAQGVSPQTQAAVQARGHMDGQHNAPPGMMVAPGGPMQPQQPQQGNLAPGQMGPQLQLQHQRMGAPQQQQQWAGPQRQAMMNQMGHPAMMVAQQQQQMQQQQQQQQQQQQQQQQQQQQQQAQGHTALMNMAQQQLHQQQQQQQQPGGPPPGAISGVGAAGNIPQNALQDLLRTLRSPSSPLQQQQVLNILRSNPQLMAAFIKQRASKYKGGPGGGPGGVPGPNGGPVGNVMAGAGQQVNMNAAAVGQGGMHLAGQGGANVNMAAMAQLQQQQQQQQQMQQQQQMQQQQQMQQQMQQQLQQQQQMQQQQLQQHQMQQQVAALQQQQQGGTRAVQGQGPQMANLNNPQFRQMFMRRHLQQPPQQQQQQQQQMGVNHGQFQQPQPPQGQSYTPQPGMQPQSVGQGPGGGPPLGPQQPTGAAAQQVQGYPGSVAQQQAAALQQQRLQHQHHLQMQQQQAMAGLSGGDGGPGGSAGPPPQPGQSGAPSSQALLQQALHQRLLQQQQQQQHLGPGGSPAQHNNPMSPQPPQQMAPSPHLQGQTLSSSLASQVRSPQPSPRPQSQPPRSSPSPRMQPQPSPHHISPQLQTGSPHPGHLNQHHPGMVVPQPQQQQNNSLEQFGSDSAMLSQLSGMAGLHGPGGGSQDPLNQNLNHNPLDIM